In Streptomyces sp. NBC_00683, the DNA window CGTGCTCGGAAGCGGCTGCCTGCAGCAGTGCGTTGTAGATGCGGCTCTCGACGTAGCGCGGCAGAAGAGCGTCGAGGACGTCCTCGGCCGACGGCTCGAAGTCGAACAGCGGAAGGATCTCGTCCTTCGCACCGCTCTCCTCCGCGACCTGGTCGAGCGAGAGCGGCAGCATCCGGCCGTCGACCGCGTTCTGCGTCATCATCGACACGAACTCGGTGTAGACGATGTGCAGCTCGTCGACGCCACCCTCGGCCGTGTCCTTCTGGATGGACTCGATCAGGGGCGCGGCGATCTTCTTGGCGTCCGCGTACTCCGGGCTGTCGGTGAAGCCGGTCCACGACTCCGCGACCTTGCGCTCACGGAACCCGTAGTAGGCGACACCCTTGCGGCCGACGATGTACGTGTCGACCTCCTTGCCCTCGGCCGCCAGCCGCTCCCGCAGCCGCTCCGCCGCCTTGATGGCGTTGGAGGAGTAGCCGCCGGCCAGACCGCGGTCGCTCGTGAGGAGCAGGACCGCGGCCCGCACCGGGGCGTCGGCCTCGGTGGTGAGCGGGTGCTTGGTGTTGGAGCCGGTCGCCACCGCGGTCACCGCGCGGGTGAGCTCGGTCGCGTACGGCATCGACGCCGTCACCTTGCGCTGCGCCTTGACGATGCGCGAGGCGGCGATCATCTCCATCGCCTTGGTGATCTTCTTGGTCGCGGTGACGGCTTGGATGCGGCGCTTGTAAACGCGAAGCTGAGCGCCCATCGATCAGCCCTCGCCCAGAAGCTTGCCGTCCGAGGTCTCGAACTGCTGCTTGAAGGCGGCGATCGCGTCAGCGATCGACTGCAGCGTGTCGTCGGACATCTTGCCGCCCTCGGCGATGCTGGTCAGGAGGTCCTTGCGCTCACGGCGCAGGTACTCCAGCAGCTCGCCCTCGAAGCGGCGGATGTCCTCGACCGGGACGTCGTCCATCTTGCCCGTGGTGCCGGCCCAGACGGAGACGACCTGCTCCTCCATCGGGAACGGGGCGTACTGGGGCTGCTTCAGCAGCTCGACCATGCGCTTACCGCGCTCCAGCGAAGCCTTGGAGGCCGCGTCCAGGTCGGAACCGAAGGCGGCGAACGCCTCCAGCTCGCGGTACTGGGCGAGGTCCACGCGCAGACGGCCGGAAACCTGCTTCATGGCCTTGTGCTGGGCGGAGCCACCGACTCGGGAGACCGAGATACCGACGTTGAGCGCCGGACGCTGACCTGCGTTGAACAGGTCGGACTCCAGGAAGCACTGGCCGTCGGTGATGGAGATGACGTTGGTCGGAATGAACGCCGACACGTCGTTCGCCTTGGTCTCGACGATCGGGAGGCCCGTCATCGAACCGGCGCCCATGTCGTCGGAGAGCTTGGCGCAGCGCTCCAGCAGACGCGAGTGCAGGTAGAAGACGTCGCCCGGGTAGGCCTCACGGCCCGGCGGACGGCGCAGCAGAAGCGACACGGCGCGGTAGGCGTCGGCCTGCTTCGAAAGGTCGTCGAAGATGATCAGAACGTGCTTGCCGTCGTACATCCAGTGCTGGCCGATGGCCGAACCGGTGTACGGCGCCAGGTACTTGAAGCCGGCCGGGTCGGACGCCGGGGCGGCGACGATGGTCGTGTACTCGAGCGCGCCGGCCTCTTCCAGGGCACCTCGCACGGAGGCGATGGTGGAGCCCTTCTGACCGATGGCGACGTAGATGCAGCGCACCTGCTTGTTCACGTCGCCCGAGCGCCAGTTGTCGCGCTGGTTGATGATCGTGTCGACAGCCAGAGCGGTCTTACCCGTCTGACGGTCACCAATGATCAGCTGACGCTGGCCGCGGCCGATCGGCACCATGGCGTCGACGGCCTTGTAGCCGGTCTGCATCGGCTCGTGCACCGACTTGCGGACCATGACGCCAGGGGCCTGCAGCTCGAGGGCGCGGCGGCCTTCGGTCGCGATCTCGCCGAGACCGTCG includes these proteins:
- a CDS encoding F0F1 ATP synthase subunit gamma codes for the protein MGAQLRVYKRRIQAVTATKKITKAMEMIAASRIVKAQRKVTASMPYATELTRAVTAVATGSNTKHPLTTEADAPVRAAVLLLTSDRGLAGGYSSNAIKAAERLRERLAAEGKEVDTYIVGRKGVAYYGFRERKVAESWTGFTDSPEYADAKKIAAPLIESIQKDTAEGGVDELHIVYTEFVSMMTQNAVDGRMLPLSLDQVAEESGAKDEILPLFDFEPSAEDVLDALLPRYVESRIYNALLQAAASEHAARRRAMKSATDNAGDLIKSLSRLANAARQAEITQEISEIVGGAGALADASAGSDK
- the atpA gene encoding F0F1 ATP synthase subunit alpha, yielding MAELTIRPEEIRDALENFVQSYQPDAASREEVGTVSVAGDGIAKVEGLPSAMANELLKFEDGTLGLALNLEEREIGAIVLGEFSGIEEGQPVQRTGEVLSVGVGEGYLGRVVDPLGNPIDGLGEIATEGRRALELQAPGVMVRKSVHEPMQTGYKAVDAMVPIGRGQRQLIIGDRQTGKTALAVDTIINQRDNWRSGDVNKQVRCIYVAIGQKGSTIASVRGALEEAGALEYTTIVAAPASDPAGFKYLAPYTGSAIGQHWMYDGKHVLIIFDDLSKQADAYRAVSLLLRRPPGREAYPGDVFYLHSRLLERCAKLSDDMGAGSMTGLPIVETKANDVSAFIPTNVISITDGQCFLESDLFNAGQRPALNVGISVSRVGGSAQHKAMKQVSGRLRVDLAQYRELEAFAAFGSDLDAASKASLERGKRMVELLKQPQYAPFPMEEQVVSVWAGTTGKMDDVPVEDIRRFEGELLEYLRRERKDLLTSIAEGGKMSDDTLQSIADAIAAFKQQFETSDGKLLGEG